tTGTACGGCAAAGatgccaagctggctagttaagaccacttgagtataCAGCTTGGAGTTCTTTTCTCTTTGAAAACACCctaatgggtgtggccagctctctcagATTAGAATTTCTGGGTTTTTGTGTTTCAGTAACATCAGAAcctattggggtctcaacagagtaGAAAGTTTCAAGGAATGTCTcctgactgctgttctctctgaaTCTGCTCTTGATCACTTTTCCTCCTGGTTGGGAAGATTGCATACACGAATTTATGTCTGAaactttcctttttgccaagggacaTGTTTATAGAATGTTACTATATTCTAACAGTTAATGAATAATTATttctgtatctattattctgttaagtttccaAAAGAGTTAAGTTATTTTAATTTCCTTTTTGTTTAGTTGTATTTTAACCAGAGAAGTCTGACCGATTGCACTGCATCTAGAACACACACATTACATTACAATCatacagctgtacagcatggaaacagacccttaagtccAACTCGTTCaggctgaccaggtatcctaaattaatcttgtcccatttgccagcatttggctcatacccacccaccacccacccaccatccccccctctcccccccccaccccacccaccacccacccaccatccccccacccaccacaaacctttcctaatcatatacccatccagaaaacttttaaatgttgtaattgtaccagtctccaccacttcctctggcagctctttctatGCATGTACAACCCTcttgtgaagaagttgccctgaggtctcttttaaatatttcccccttACCTTAAACCAATGGCCTCTAGTCTGgcactccccatccccagagaaaAGATCTTGGTTATCAACCTTTATAAGGTTATCCAAGAAATAAGATAGCTGCAcctctggcaatgatctttgcatcctcactctccacgggagtagtagcagatgattggagggtgcgaactttgttcctctgttcaagaaagggaatggggaaaTCACTAGTaagtacagaccagtcagtcttatgtctgtggttagcaaggtactggaaaggattccaaaagataggatttatgactatttggaaaagcatagatggattaaagatagtcaacatggctttgtgaggggcaggtcatgtttcACAAGCCTAATTaagtttttttgaggatgtgacgagacaaGTTGACAAAGGGTCAAGCaggagatgtggtgtatatagatttcagtaaaagGCATTAGATATGgatcccatggtaggctcattcagaaaagtagaaggtatgggatacagagaaatctggctctctggacacagaattggctAGATAAAAAAAGACAGTGAGTGGTCgtggatggaaagtatttcacctggaggttggtgatgagtggggtcccacaaggatctgttcttgggtctctgctctttgtagattttataaatgactttgatgaagaagtggaagggtaggttagtaagtttgccgatgacataaaggtcggtggtgttgtagattgtgtcgagggctattgcagactACAACAAGAcattaggagaaaatgaggactgcagatcagagtcaaagtgtgtgttgctggaaaagcacagcaggtcaagcagcatccgaggagcaagagaatcgatgttttgagcataagctcttcatcaggaaatcctgatgaccagctgtgcttttccagcaccacactcttcgactacaagacattgacaggattcagagctgggctgagaagtggcagacagagttcaacctggataaatgcaagtgattcattttggaaggtcgaatttgaaacttggcagtgtggaggaacagcggtcCATgaacacagatccctcaaagttgcccccCCAAGTtgatatggttgttaagaaggatatgatgctttcattaacagggcaaTTTTAGTTTAAGAGGTTTTGCTGCTGCTccataaaaccctggttagaccctggagtattgtgtccagttctggttgccttattataggaagaatgtagaTGTTTTAGAGaagctgcagaggagatttatcaggatgctgcatGGATTGGACACAAAAAAACTGATGCTGTAATACAAAAtaggcaggcaggaggctggaagaacatagcaagccatgTAACAAGAAGGGTTAAACCCAAAATGTTgacctccacctcctgatgcttcctGTCGAGCCTGGATTGGAGAACATACCTTATGAGAGGTAGAGTAAGccagggcttttcacactggagaggaggaggaagagaggtgacttgatcgaggtatacaaggaaatgagaggcatagatagagttgatagctaGAGGCTTTTCTCAGAGCAAAAATGactgtcataattttaaggtgattggaggaaggtaagagggcagatgtcagaggtcggttctttacacagagaggggtgggtgcCAGCTGTGGTAGTAGAGACAGAGACATaaggatatttaagtgactgctggataagcacatggatcgcagtaaattgaggggtgcgtaggttaggctGATCTTACATAAAGACAAATGCTTGGCACACCATCgcaggccgaaaggcctgtactgtttatgttctataaggtcacccctcgtctcctacgctccagggaaaatagtcccatcctattcagcctcttcccatagctcaaatcctccaaccctggcaacatgctcgtatatcttttctgaacctttacaggtttctcaacatccttcctctagcagggagaccagaattgaatgcaatattccaaaagtggcctaaccaaggtcctgtacagcctcaacattacctcccaactcaaAATTAAGAAAACGTTTGGGTAAAGGCTACCTtctgaaaatattttgagggggtctagtCCGGTCCATAACAAAAGTCACCCCtcaagctccagtgaaaaaaaggccCAGCCTTTCTTtcgaactcaaaccctccagtcctggcaacatcctggaaaatgtttttctgaaccctctccaaaactgTATTCAAAAACtgaatttaataacatccttgcaaaacaggacaaccagaactatacacagtactccaaaactgatccaccaacatcctgtacaacctcaacatgacgttccaactcctatactcaatggtttgagcaatgaagacaaacgTGCAAAATACCTTAACcaccgtgggcggcacagtggcacagtggttagcactgctgcctcacagcgccagagacccgggttcaattcctgcctcaggcgactctctgtgtggagtttgcacattctccccgtgtctgcgtgggtttcctccgggtgctccggtttcctcccacattccaaaggtgaattggccatgctgaattgcccgtagtgttaggtatggggtagatgtaggggtatgggtgggttgcgcttcggcggggcggtgtggacttgttgggctgaagggcctgtttccacactgtaagtaatctaatctacctgtcaacctgtgatgcaaatttcaaagaactatatatcTGAACCTTGATACTACCCAGGGCCTTAACAATAACTGCGCAGGTCCTGCCCTTGTTCactttaccaaaatgcattacctcacatttatccaaattaaacttcatctgctactcctcagcccatcggcccaattaatcaagatccttttgtaatcttagataaccttcttcactgtccatttcaccaattttggtgtcatccacaaacttactaaccatgcctcctaaattcccATATAATATATAAAAATAAcaatggacccaacaccaatccctgtggaacactgctgttcacaaACCTTCTGTCCCAAAAACAACCCTTCATCACCACCACCCTCGGAATCTTACCATCAAATCAAATCCAATTAACAAGCTTTCTCTGAATCTCATGTGATCTAACTCCAAGCACAGTTAAGAAATGAAACTTACTGTAAAGGAGGCTCTCAACTTCAATCATTCCAGTCCACATTCCCAACATTACAATGCATCACACCAACTTTGTGGTACAATGGTTGACACACTGGGACACCATATGATTTACACATTTTGAATAGGGAACCTAAAGAGAATCTCTCCACATCCCGCAGCGAGAATGAACCAAATAGATACATGGATAGTACAGATTATGAAAGGGACCTTTTAGGATGTTCAAGACCatgcagagggggtgggggggggggggagagatgtaGAAACTGAGAAAATTGGATCTTCAGAGTCAAGTGGGAGCATCAGATTTTATTTACCCAGAATGAAATTATACTGAGCAAGCTGAGAATTTTGGATCTTCTTATTCAACAATACGTCAGGATCCAGATCCACATCGGCCATGAAACCTCTTTCAACAAACTCTTGACAAACCTAGAAGAAGAACGGTTAAGATTGCTTTACATAAAGATATGTGAAGACAAAGATATATCAAGTGCTACAATCAGCTCTTCTCACCCTCTGACCATACTCCTCACAGCCTGGTCCATCAGGTATTACCATAATCTGACGTGGAGACAGCCAGAATGGCCTACATTAAAACAAGAAGAAACAGTCAAAAGATTTCAACAATTAACAACTTTAGCTTTCCAACTTTTGGAATTTGCCCTTTACAGGATATTATCTCAGTTTCCTATTGTTAAAATGAAATGCACAAGGCTATGCTATGGTGATTCTTGGATCATTTGTTTACTTCTGGTCTTTCCCTTTCTTAGCCAGGGAACATTTAATCTTAGGACTGTCATTCTCTCCCTGACAGAGCCTAAAGCCTAAAGCTGCTTTCACTACCCCAGATTTAAATTGCTTTAATCAAACGTAACATGTAAGGGTATTCATATAACGTATTCTGAAGTTTTCCTCACAGCAAGTCTGGTTGTTTGGATTAATGGTCTTtaaaggaatttttttttaggAAGAAGGTAAAAAGTGCTGACACTTCAAAACAATGGCAGTAGCCTGTATGCTAACAGTGGATAGACAGAGTGTCTCTGAAATGTTATCTTGTAACATTGCAAAAATGTTATCTTGTAAACAGTTAGACTTTAATCAGTCAACTTACTTCAGATAAAAGAGTTGTTGTTTCAAGGATAGTTAATCTGTATTTCTAACTAGATACAATATCTTTGTGGTTCACATTGTcatgcagatttttaaaaaaaactttcttcaAGTCCAAGATATCCCTGAAACATTCAAAATTTTATCCAGGACATGGGAGAAtgaaatcttcgaggagaaagtgaggactgcagatgctggagatcagagctgaaaatgtgttgctggaaaagcgcagcagggtcaggcagcatccaaggaacaggagaatcgacgtctcaggcataagcccttcttcagaaataaggaaactgtgtccagcaggccaagataaaagatagggaggagggacttgggggaggggcgttggaaatgcgataggtggaaggaggtcaagggtgagggtgataggctggagtgggatgggggcggagaggtcaggaagaagaaatgtccgtgttgattcagtggcccgagatagaaatggaaaggtctaggaaggggagggaggagtctgagacggtccaggtgaatttgaggtcggggtggaaggtgtgtgtaaagtggatgaactgttcaacctcctcgtcggagcacaaggcagcgccgatacagtcatcgatgtagcggaggaaaaggggggtgggggggtggtgccagtgtagctgcggaagatggactgttccacatgtcctacgaagaggcaggcatagctggggcccatgcgggtgcccatggctactcctttggtttggaggaagtgggaagatttgaAAGAGTTGTTCaggcccccaccccactccagcctatcactctcaccttgacctccttccacctatcgcatttccaacgtccctcccccaagtccctcctccctaccttttatcttagcctgctggacacactttcctcattcctgaagaagggcttatgcccgaaacgccgattctcctgttccttggatgctgcctgacctgctgtgcttttccagcaacacattttcagcatgggAGAATGAAAGCAGATACAGATAGCAAGCCACTGGTTCACTGCACAAAAAGGTAGGTGGGAGCTTGTGCTTACGTCAAGACAACCAAATTCATGGGGAATTACAATGAGGCTGGAGGATTCACCTTGCCTGTGCAAGAAGAACCTCTAGCAAAAATGCAGACTctgataaaacaaaataaaacttaGCACACTAAGAGCTAAGAATCATCTTTGTCAGGTCCCAGAGGATCAAACACCTACTAAAACAAATGGGCAAAAACTTAGCAGATGGGATAAAATGTGGGAAAACGTGAGGTTGTCATGCAAGTACAtcaagtaatcaggaaggcaattGGAATGTCAACCTTTATTGCAACGATTGGGAAAGTCTTGCTACAACTGTACAGAACCTTTTTGCAATCACATTTGACTGCCCAACATCGGCCTCCGCCTTTAAGAAGAGATGTACAagcattgaaagcagttcagatttttttttcattcacaggatgtggaccttcctggctagaccagcatttattgcccacccctaattgctcagagggcagttaagagtcaatcacattgttttgggcttggagtcatgtgtaggccaagTAAGgttaacagatttccttccctaaaggacatgagtgaagcaaatgggtttttcctgacaatcaataatggcttcatggtcatcattagactcgtaATTCTAAAttcattattgaattcaaattccaccatctgccatggcaggatttgaaaccaggtCCCTAAAACATTAGCCAACTTTCTGGATTAAAATTCTAATGATAATACCgctaggccattgccttcccataAGACTCAGCAGTTTTAGATATATATTCCTTGGAATGTAGAAGTTTGAGAagcgatcttattgaaatatttaaCATTCTGAAAGAGTTTGGAAGGGCAGGATGCTTCCCATGATGTGTTACAGAGAAAAATAACAACTTTCCCACCTATGACGAGGATGAGAAGTCATTTCTAACTTCTCCTCTCATTAGGCCGTTAGTCTTGGCAAATTTCTGccagagagagcagaagaggGTAGATCAACAGTCTATTTAAGGCAGATTCAGATTTTTGGTCAACAGGGAGGAAAATTGAGTTCTGGCCCCAATCAGATCAGTCCTGAACTTGTAAAATGGTGATCAGACTTAATTTGTGGATAGTTCAACTGAAGTAATCAGAATGTCAAAACCGCAGAACAATGGCATGTCTTATTGCCAGAttggaaagaacagacagtcccatTGGAgtgaggtgaggggagaaaggacATGGTGGCAGACAATGTAACAAGTagagctaaaagaaagggaaggaataggttcacaatttgaaagcgttgaactcaacccagaaggttgtaaagtgcctagtTTGAAGATAAGCTATTGCTCCTCCAGTTAGATctgctggaacattgcagcatgcCGAGGACAGACAAGTGGGCATGCGAGTAGAATGCTGTGTTAAAATAATTAGCTATgggaaggtcagggtcatgctTGAGCACAGACTGGAGATGTTCTgcaaagcgatcacccagtctgcatttggtttccccaatgtagagtcgCCCACGTTGGGTGCAGTGAATACAGGTGAAATGCCGCTTCACCTGCAAATCCCACATTCCAATTCTTAGCCTGTAGTCCTGAAAGTTCCTGCACTCTAAATATATATGAATAAATCTAGCTTACATACAATGAGGTTTCTATGTCTACCATCCTTTCAGGCATTTCGAACAGATACCATTTCATTTATAAAGTGGCTTTATTAAAGGTCAATAATGTTTGAACATTCAGACAATAAATCACTTTGATGCCTCTTCCAATTTCCTTCCAGAAAACAGATATGCACAATAAGTTTATGAAATATGTTTTAAAGTAAATAGCTTTGGGAACAGGTAGAAAGTATAACCATATGCAGCTGAAGTGCCAGATGGATGGTGATAATCTAATATCTTGCACCTTTCCTCCAGCATCTACATACTGCAAACTGCAAAGAACAGCTTAGAGGGAAAAGTCCTGCAGTTAATTAAAAATCTCAACAGTGAGTGCAGTCATGGAGCTAAGCAGGTCCTTAGTGTGGTTGACAAGATGGGATAaggagagaagaaaagagagtgccttggaggaaaaacaccttaGGAGGCAGTCAGAGTTCAGACGGGTAAATTAGAAAGACCAACAATTAAACAAATGTCACTTTTTCCCAGTGGTGGTCTGAAAGGAACACTGGTTCAGGAATAAATCATTAAAAGCTCTGGTCTAATCCTGACTGACCATTTGGTGACATTTTAAATGTTTGCAATGACATTAATAATTTCGTAATAGCATGTTTACTCATATGTTGCCTTCTTTCACCCAGCAGCATTGTTGCACTCAGATTAAAATAGCTGATGATTTCAGCAGCTTAGCCACTTCTACAAGTGATAAAGTTGGACAGGATCCAAAGAATATTTACAAGACCTCAAGATATCTGACTCTCAGCTCTAGGATCCAGTCCTGCTCAGACAGATGGGACTGAAGTGTTCTTGTCTGGAAATGTTCTGTGAAACAAGAGGCAATCGAGAAGAAGAATACACAGACTAAGATCAGAAAAGCTTCATGTTCAATATGAACAGGGTGAATGGACGGATCCTGAGAATGGGCAACATTTACAAGCGGGTCACAGGGCAGTATCAACCGGCCTTTGAAATCTGGATCAGGAACCCAATTCAATTCACATTAAGTGACTCATTCCAGCTCTATCCAGTCCCATGCACATGACTGCCTCGAGTGGATAACTTAGAATGGAGATATATACCATAAAGAGGCAGCCCTGCAGGTTCACAAGGGCAGCACTTGAGGAATTCACTCACAATGAATGGAGCTGATTCCGTAATAACACTCAAATTCTGAAACCAAAGAGGATAAGAACAGCACAATTTCCAAGTGAGACATTCACTCTGTAGCATCAGATATTTGAAACGTTACCATTTCCCAGCATAGTCTTCAGCAAGAATTGCAACCATGCGTTCCAGTGATCCCAGCACAGCACGATGAATGATAACTGGGCGGCTCTCATTTGTTCCATCTTTACTATAGAAAACAGGAAAGTGAACCAGCAACAGCATGACAAAATGAATGGCTTTTTCCACAATTTCAGGCAacccctccccaatctctttaTTGTCAAGCTTCTCTGAAGTCACTGATCTTACTGTGATACTGATCAATAGGAGTCGCTATTAACTAAAAGCTCAACCAAGTCACTATTATTCATACAAACTCGAGCTACTTACATATCACTTCAAGCTGGCGACAGTAGAGTAGCAGCATTCAGGCCTGGATCTCGTCCATTTCTTCTTTTCTTCCCCTCTTTCTTTCACCTTTGCTGTCTTATTCTATTCTGTTCTGGAAGCACTGGTCCTCTAAGAGTTTTAGGAGTATCAGTGGCAGTTCCCTTCACAGTGGACACCAGCGGTTCCTTCCCAGAGTGTCAGAAGcctgtggggaggggaggtggtggcTCCTCACCAGAGGAGTTGACAGTCAGGGGAGCAATTCCTTCTTGGAGCACAGCAGCCAAGGGGATGCGGTTCTTTCCCAAAGCGTCGTCAGCCAGGGGGGCGTGCAGTTCCTCACTGGAGTGTCAGCAGGACCATAGTTCAGGACCCAACTGCTTCGGTGGCAGCTGCGTTGCTGAGATTTGCCCAGTGCAGACATTTGGCAACAGTACAGTGGAGGTAAGGTAGCATTGAAGAATGGAGACACCATTCCAGCAACTGTGATGCAGATCCATACCATGGCTGGTCCTGGCTACCTGACAGCAGAGGTCCTGGTGTTCTCGCTGCACTGGCACGCAGGTTCTTGTGACACCTGAGTCCTCCTAGACTGAAGGATGGACTTTGTGGCTTTGCTTTGCTGGTGGAGGACTCATGGTAGAGGCAGGGAAGTGATCTAGACATTGTTTCCTTTTGGCTGTTTCTTtaatttctgcttctgttttcAATTCTGTCTTCAATATTCTACAATGGTGCCAGAGAATGGCGACTATGtatacttttcattgtactcctgtattcctgtactcgagtacatatgacaataaaatctaaatctctaGGTACAGCATCTCATTATCAAATCTGATCCAACTCTAACATGCGAATTCTTATAAAAGTTGTTAAATTGATTTGTAGCAAGAGCTAACTGATCTCCTCCATGCCCAATAAAAGCAGAGGAGAGTTCCAACAGCCTAACTATTGTCCAACTTACAATCAGCACACCTAGCAAAGAGAAGAATTTGAATTGTCCAGTCTGTAAAGCTTGATCCTATATTATGTAATTATCTACAGAGTAACTGTTGCACCTGTTAACCCTACACAGAGTGCAGACATTACAGATGGGAAATCAAAGACAAAATTCTGAGAAGTCACAATATCAAAGCTGTACTCACCTAACATACGCTAGGTTAAACTGAATGGGCAGCTGGAAATCCAGCTGAATTGTGGCACATTGATGGTATCGGCCTAGAGCATCCTTTATCTCAATGTCGATCTGCGGTGAATCAGAGAATTAGAAAAAACATGGAAGGCTTGAGGGGATAAAAACATACTGCGTTAATACACTATACTAACCTTTGGTCCATAAAATGCTCCATCTCCAGCACTCAGTCGCCACTGCTCATCAAATGCATTCAAACAGCACTCCAACTGCTAAACCACAAGAAATAAAAACATGAAACTCAGTATTAATTTACAGCTTATTTTACTGATACATTTGTTTAAAACTGGTCTTTCACAGAGTTGATCTCACTGGAGATCAGAAATTCATGTAGGACAATGTACATTGTCCTGATGTCAGCATCAATTTTGCTGAGACCATGAGTTAAAAACAGAATAAGTTGTCTCTACAATGTCACTCCCAAGGTGTACAGCAAGAGTGCAGACAGGAGAGTTCCTATTTATTGTGCTGCAAGAAACAGCTTCCTTTTCAATTGGGGACATGATAGCTTAAAAATGTGGAATTGGTTTTATCAAGACAGTTTTGGTTTGAAAGGCTCTCTATAAAAACTAAACACAGTCTCCTTGTTGCAAGACTGAGAAAAATGGTGATTTCATCCACATACAGTTGATGTCAAGCCAACTCACCATCTGCACCAATTATTCTTTCCATGATTAGCCAATAGTCCAGCAACCACTTGCCTTTTCTGCCTGATTCCACAAATGCAGATCGCCCAGAAACTTTTCTGGTCGTGTGGAAAGAATGTACTGGAAACTGAAGCCAAACACTCCATACACTGAGCGGACAAAGTCCAGACATTCACTTATCTCCTCATCAACCTATAAAAGGAGAAGGAAGATAAGAACAGACACCAATTCCAAACCAATAAAGTAAAACAGAAACAGGGAGTATTGGATAAGTCAACTGCTTTTAATGGCCATgtgtttttatttttctgtatttccaactgtggactgaaatgggaaaagaactGTTTGAAAAACAAAGCAAGCAATCTGACACTCATTGTAAATACACAACCGCTGGCTCTAGCAAAGAAAGATGGTTTGCAGATGAACTGGAGCCAAAGGCTGCATACGATTGTTAATTCAGCCAGTAACAAACAGTTGTTTAATCTGCGGATCAGTGATCAGTTACCAATGAAAAAGGACATCTTTCTAACATACCAACTGTGAGATTGGGGGAGATCTCATGTACCTGAACTGTTTAGGGCTGTGAACATGATAGCGAAAAGTCTTCCGATCTCCACTGCTCAGGAGTTCTCTCTATTCTCAATAGTCAAAACGTCTTTAAGCTTGAAGAAAACCAGTTACGTTATCTTCAGTTTCTGTAAGCTTTGACTTTTAACTAATACGTCAAAACTTCGAAAAGTCAGCACCTTCAAATATTGTCCCGACAATGATAGTCATCACCTTAAGGAGAATAATTTCAGATCAAAAAATAGATATTATAAAAGCATAAGATagtggagcagaattaggcaattcGGCCCATTAAGTCTGTTCTGATACTTGATCATGGTTGATGTGTTTCTCAACTGCATCTCATGCCTCCTTCCTGTAACCCTTGAGCTCCTTACCAATCAAAATCCTACCTATCTttatcttaaatacactcaacaaTTTGGCCTACACAGCCCTCTGCAGAAAGGAGTTAACAGAttaactaccctctggctgaTTAAATTCCTaatctacagaaattcaccaaagaccctcagacagcaccttctaaatccattatcacttccaactagaaggacaagagcagcagatgtatgggaacactACCAACATCAAgttccttccaagccactcaccatcctgacttggaaacatatcaccgttccttctaggtcgttgggtcaaaatcctggaattccccctCTAATGGCATTTTAGATCAAcccacagcaaatggactgcagcggttcaaggcagcagctcaccaccaccttctcaagggcatctacggatggacaataaatgctggccagctaacaacacccacatcacataaatgaataaagaaaaaaaaaatctcagttctaaagtcacacccttcactctgaggctgtgccctctagtcctggtcAATCATACTAGTGAAAACATCTTTTCCACGTTGAAACTTAGagaatattgagaggcctggatagaatctaatccttaatgatggactctaaaatcttactaaTGACCAAGGCCAGGTTAACTGGCTtacagtttcctgtcttctgcctccctcccttctgttATCACACAGCAGTGAATCCTTCTGttaaattaaaccaaacacccgagaaagctcacctcgcctcgtaatctgttaaagtatgagtgacagagtactcccaaattccactatttaaagagaaTACCAATTTATTCTCTAAAAGTGAGcattaaacaacaactgttcacaaCACTAAACTTGCTTTCTCTTAACTACGTATTATCTGCCTCCAGCGCTATAAccatatactgttccaataaaactcttattaaaattacatcaacttaatttcaaaaccatacagcagCTGTTCTCTTTGAAGTCTTTCTTCCTTCGGTTGAAGATCTCTCTGGATCTTCTGCTTTCTGTTACTGCGAATATGTTTCATTTGAAAAGATCCCTTTGATAGGGAGGGTTTTGATGACAGTTATTCTGTTGAAGGCAGTTACTCTGTCTGACTTTAAAAATGCCTGCCTTTTTATACCCCCAATATCGGATCACCTCATTGGTTCGAGATTAGCAAAACAATAAATTGAAGCTCGACTGGCTTTTGGTATCCTGAGGCATAAttaaaactgattggttaaattcgaattgttgtcaaaacagcaaccaactcaggtatccatttcacagccaaatgttacatattttcaattttccagtacactccgAGACTGCTAGCTAGCCATATAACAGGTGCTTGTACACTCTCAGTGAAAAAGAGCATTTACTCTctcataaagaacaaagaaaatttacagcccaggaacaggacctttggcccctGAAGcttgagcc
This DNA window, taken from Chiloscyllium punctatum isolate Juve2018m chromosome 33, sChiPun1.3, whole genome shotgun sequence, encodes the following:
- the LOC140458346 gene encoding threonine--tRNA ligase 1, cytoplasmic-like isoform X2, yielding MAALWEVELRLSAQEVQLYQLSATLERLQRECEEVLGGPELQCLREENEKLKYRRLHLERSLRAELGKTPQERWTEAQEQELFFFHELSPGSCFFLPRGAFIYNTLKAFIQVDEEISECLDFVRSVYGVFGFSFQYILSTRPEKFLGDLHLWNQAEKQLECCLNAFDEQWRLSAGDGAFYGPKIDIEIKDALGRYHQCATIQLDFQLPIQFNLAYVSKDGTNESRPVIIHRAVLGSLERMVAILAEDYAGKWPFWLSPRQIMVIPDGPGCEEYGQRVCQEFVERGFMADVDLDPDVLLNKKIQNSQLAQYNFILVVGEKEKVNHSVTVQTRDSKVHGEHSLAATIEKMKCLQQMRKIRAEEEF